The Pirellulales bacterium genome contains a region encoding:
- a CDS encoding DUF4058 family protein, whose product MPRLEIPLKSPDADTVVDLQDAFDCAFDQGGYAETVDYEEPPSVPLSEADLKWAAERARSSPA is encoded by the coding sequence CTGCCTCGCTTGGAGATTCCCTTGAAGTCGCCCGATGCCGATACCGTGGTCGATCTGCAAGACGCTTTTGACTGCGCGTTTGACCAGGGCGGGTATGCCGAGACGGTTGACTACGAAGAACCGCCGTCGGTGCCGCTTTCGGAAGCCGATTTGAAGTGGGCGGCGGAACGCGCGCGGTCAAGCCCCGCTTAG
- a CDS encoding sulfatase-like hydrolase/transferase: MNVVVMVIDRLHSGFLGCYGNTWVATPHFNRLAAEGFLFDQAFVDQPDLQELCRSWWSGTHRLERQAADLPPRPPLAERFANEGFITTCITDEPLVAGHPLAGRFGEVLRLGAAPCAEQATPGDSIDQTHLARFFASALAWLEGAREPFFLWLHSQGMSAPWDAPDEFRLQYADADEPPPSRMIQPPSRDLALGHDPDELWGICQSYAGQVTLLDECLGGWLEALEAEQLLADTLLVVLGARGFPLGRNGRLGDVDQALFGELVQTPWLMRFPDGLNAAGRSASLAQSCDLAPTLLEIGGLVAAAGGAGRSLMPVVREEAVALRDRICLVGRDGERGFRTPIWYLRTPPHRMPAEPPTMQLYTKPDDRWEQNDVADRCPEIVAALASAQDELAACFASGAWAELPSLDDSLVNDLR; this comes from the coding sequence ATGAACGTCGTCGTCATGGTCATCGATCGCTTGCACTCTGGTTTCTTGGGTTGTTACGGCAACACCTGGGTCGCCACGCCGCACTTCAATCGCCTGGCCGCGGAAGGATTCTTGTTCGACCAGGCGTTCGTCGACCAGCCCGACTTGCAAGAGCTTTGCCGAAGCTGGTGGTCGGGCACGCACCGCCTCGAGCGCCAGGCGGCCGACTTGCCGCCGCGTCCACCGCTCGCCGAGCGGTTCGCCAACGAGGGCTTTATCACCACGTGCATCACCGATGAACCGCTCGTCGCCGGCCATCCGCTCGCCGGTCGCTTCGGGGAAGTCCTGCGGCTCGGCGCGGCGCCGTGTGCGGAACAGGCCACGCCGGGCGACTCGATCGACCAGACGCATCTGGCCCGGTTTTTTGCCTCCGCCCTGGCGTGGCTGGAAGGCGCACGCGAGCCGTTCTTTCTATGGCTGCACAGCCAAGGAATGTCGGCCCCCTGGGACGCCCCGGACGAGTTTCGGCTGCAATATGCCGACGCGGACGAGCCGCCGCCGTCTCGCATGATCCAGCCACCCTCGCGCGATCTTGCGCTGGGCCACGACCCGGACGAGTTGTGGGGCATCTGCCAATCTTACGCCGGGCAAGTGACGCTGCTCGACGAATGCCTGGGCGGATGGTTGGAGGCGCTGGAAGCCGAGCAGCTTCTCGCCGACACCTTGCTGGTCGTGCTCGGCGCGCGGGGCTTTCCTCTGGGGCGGAACGGCCGCTTGGGCGACGTCGACCAGGCCCTGTTTGGCGAGCTTGTGCAAACCCCCTGGCTGATGCGTTTCCCCGACGGGCTGAACGCCGCCGGCCGCAGTGCCTCGTTGGCGCAGTCCTGCGATCTGGCACCCACGCTGCTGGAGATCGGCGGGCTGGTCGCTGCGGCGGGCGGGGCCGGCCGCAGCCTGATGCCGGTGGTCCGCGAAGAGGCCGTCGCGCTTCGCGATCGTATCTGCCTTGTGGGCCGAGATGGCGAACGGGGCTTCCGCACGCCGATCTGGTATTTGCGGACGCCGCCCCATCGGATGCCCGCCGAGCCACCGACGATGCAACTGTATACCAAGCCCGACGACCGCTGGGAGCAAAACGACGTCGCCGACCGTTGCCCTGAGATCGTTGCCGCCCTGGCTTCCGCGCAAGACGAGTTGGCGGCCTGTTTCGCGTCCGGCGCCTGGGCCGAGCTTCCATCGCTCGACGACTCGCTGGTCAACGATCTGCGCTAG
- a CDS encoding serine protease translates to MMTDTVRYEVPEGRLNPVAASRPATTTRCVFLALAFTAPLCAVTCYAPPAFAQSVGLPAPRLLTTMPMGGKAGSQVEVTIGGENLDNADELVFSDPRITAASKLNAAGMPEANKYFVTIADDCPVGLYEARMMTRLGISSSRAFSVGSLDEVVRVKPNTSMATAMELPLNSLCNASTSPRSVDHYLFAGRKGQRIVVECAAKRIDSKLTPVLILGDAQGRDLVVERQGGVLDFIVPEDGKYAIKVHDLTYNGGTTHFYRLSLRELSAGAPITPHPSTETVNSFSWPPPGLPERAATAEAEPNNDRSHAQKISLPCDIAGSFFPAADVDVFEFDAKKGDVWWVEVASERFGLPTDPAIVVQHVSGSGDAEKLTDVAEFSDIPSPVKVSSTNYAYDGTPYNAGSSDNLAKLTIQQEGVHRLRLSDLFGGTRNDARNVYRLVIRKAAPDFALVAWALHMELRNGDRNALSKPMALRGGATMALEVVALRRDGFDGEIELAMDGLPEGVTARGLKIPAGQSHGVMLVTAHQDAPRGRRSATFTGTAQINGAAVTRPVRLASMAWPVRDHWQETPQPRLLADVPVSVSGFEYAPITIAPASGEVLEVTAGEKLTVPLVETRRSEFSGATMTLKTFGAGFERVPPFEVSLTADASQAVLDLAALKTPPGDYLIGFYGSAVAKYRSNLEAAKTAGASQPADIVDIVVTEPIAIRVKPAEKK, encoded by the coding sequence ATGATGACAGACACCGTTCGTTATGAAGTCCCGGAGGGACGGCTAAACCCCGTGGCCGCTTCGCGGCCGGCAACCACGACTCGATGCGTGTTTCTGGCGCTGGCTTTTACGGCACCGCTCTGTGCCGTAACCTGCTACGCTCCGCCCGCCTTCGCGCAATCGGTGGGCCTGCCCGCTCCGCGGCTGCTGACCACGATGCCGATGGGCGGAAAGGCGGGTTCGCAAGTTGAAGTCACGATCGGCGGCGAGAATCTCGACAACGCCGATGAATTGGTGTTCTCCGATCCACGCATCACGGCTGCCTCCAAGCTCAACGCGGCGGGCATGCCCGAAGCCAACAAGTATTTCGTCACCATCGCCGACGATTGCCCGGTCGGCCTCTATGAAGCACGCATGATGACGCGGCTGGGCATCTCCTCGTCGCGAGCGTTTTCCGTCGGCTCGCTCGACGAAGTTGTCCGCGTAAAGCCCAACACCTCGATGGCAACCGCAATGGAACTGCCGCTGAACTCGCTCTGCAACGCGTCGACAAGCCCGCGGTCGGTCGATCATTATTTGTTTGCGGGCCGCAAGGGGCAACGCATCGTCGTCGAGTGCGCCGCCAAGCGCATCGACTCCAAGCTTACTCCGGTATTGATCCTGGGCGACGCACAGGGCCGCGACCTGGTGGTCGAGCGACAGGGCGGCGTGCTCGACTTTATTGTGCCCGAAGACGGCAAGTACGCGATCAAAGTCCACGATCTGACCTACAATGGTGGAACAACGCACTTTTATCGCCTCTCGCTGCGGGAACTGTCGGCCGGGGCGCCGATCACACCGCACCCATCGACGGAGACGGTCAATTCGTTCTCCTGGCCGCCGCCGGGGTTGCCCGAACGAGCAGCGACCGCGGAGGCCGAGCCCAACAACGATCGTTCGCATGCCCAAAAAATTTCGCTGCCGTGCGACATTGCCGGCAGCTTCTTTCCGGCGGCCGACGTCGACGTGTTCGAGTTCGACGCCAAGAAAGGCGACGTGTGGTGGGTCGAAGTGGCTTCGGAGCGGTTCGGCTTGCCGACCGATCCGGCCATCGTGGTGCAGCACGTCAGCGGTTCGGGCGACGCGGAGAAGTTGACCGACGTCGCGGAATTCAGCGACATTCCCAGCCCGGTCAAAGTTTCGAGCACCAATTACGCCTACGATGGGACGCCCTACAACGCCGGCTCGTCCGACAATTTGGCAAAGTTGACGATCCAGCAAGAGGGAGTTCATCGTCTACGGTTGAGCGATCTATTCGGCGGCACGCGCAACGATGCGCGTAACGTCTATCGGCTGGTGATTCGAAAGGCGGCGCCCGACTTCGCGCTCGTCGCTTGGGCGCTGCACATGGAGCTGCGCAACGGCGACCGCAACGCCCTGAGCAAGCCGATGGCCTTGCGCGGCGGCGCGACGATGGCCTTGGAAGTGGTTGCCCTGCGGCGCGACGGCTTTGACGGAGAAATCGAGCTGGCGATGGACGGTCTGCCCGAAGGCGTGACGGCACGCGGGCTGAAGATTCCGGCCGGCCAGTCGCACGGCGTCATGCTGGTGACGGCGCATCAGGACGCGCCGCGCGGGCGCCGTTCGGCGACATTCACCGGCACCGCCCAGATCAACGGCGCGGCGGTGACGCGGCCGGTGCGGCTGGCCTCGATGGCCTGGCCCGTCCGCGACCATTGGCAAGAAACGCCTCAGCCGCGGTTGCTGGCCGACGTGCCGGTCTCGGTCAGCGGTTTCGAGTATGCTCCGATCACGATCGCTCCTGCGTCCGGCGAGGTGTTGGAAGTTACGGCCGGCGAAAAGCTGACCGTGCCGCTGGTCGAGACCCGCCGCAGTGAGTTCTCGGGCGCCACGATGACCTTGAAGACCTTCGGCGCCGGCTTCGAGCGCGTGCCGCCCTTCGAGGTGTCGCTCACCGCCGACGCTTCGCAGGCGGTGCTCGATCTGGCCGCCTTGAAAACGCCGCCGGGCGATTACTTGATTGGTTTTTACGGCAGCGCCGTGGCAAAATACCGTTCTAATTTAGAGGCGGCCAAAACGGCCGGAGCGTCGCAGCCTGCCGATATTGTCGACATCGTCGTTACCGAACCCATCGCCATTCGCGTCAAGCCAGCGGAGAAAAAATGA
- a CDS encoding PSD1 and planctomycete cytochrome C domain-containing protein, whose translation MFDRSLSLFLVVLILSAAASSAAEPAKPIDFSHDIAPLIKTHCGKCHTNGKAEGSLSLDTREELLKAKAAVPGKPSESELIKRLITADADERMPAKAPPLAAEPIAIFTAWIEQGLPWEEGFTFKTDRYVAPLRPRQVELPPARDGATHPIDRIVAAYFAEHEVAPPPRLDDAAFVRRASLDVVGLLPAEGELESFLADGSADKRERFVRRLLDDRRAYADHWLTFWNDLLRNDYRGTGYIDGGRKQISKWLYQSLVDNKPYDQFVRELISPNGDSEGFVYGIKWRGRTNASQTTQVQFSQNVSQVFFGINMKCASCHDSFIDRWKLDDAYGLAAIVADAPLEIRRCDTATGRMASPKFLWPELGEIDASLPKAGRLARLAELVTQPENGRFSRTIANRLWQRLMGRGLVHPVDVMANRPWSEDLLDYLANYLVEQGYDLKKLLEHIVTSGAYQSQCAAVESESSGDDYVFRGPEVKRMTAEQFVDAVWQITGTSQGKPVAPVALADFSPDTPSEQRFVRASLLFCDELMRSLGRPNREQVVTTRGDVLTTLQALDLTNGPAIAETLARGAANLLKDSSSSDAQAIVSRLYLQALSRPPTPSELAAALELIGSPPTQDGLADLLWVLFMLPEFQLIR comes from the coding sequence ATGTTTGACAGATCGCTCAGCCTCTTCCTTGTTGTCTTGATCCTGTCCGCGGCGGCCTCTTCGGCCGCTGAGCCGGCCAAGCCGATTGATTTCAGCCATGACATCGCTCCGCTGATCAAGACGCACTGCGGCAAGTGCCACACCAACGGCAAGGCCGAGGGATCGCTCTCGCTCGATACGCGCGAGGAGTTGCTGAAAGCCAAGGCCGCCGTGCCGGGCAAACCGAGCGAGAGCGAACTCATCAAACGCCTCATCACCGCTGATGCGGACGAGCGGATGCCCGCCAAGGCCCCGCCGCTGGCGGCCGAGCCAATCGCGATCTTCACCGCCTGGATCGAGCAGGGCCTGCCGTGGGAAGAAGGTTTTACGTTCAAGACCGACCGCTACGTCGCGCCGCTCCGGCCGAGACAGGTCGAGCTGCCGCCGGCACGCGACGGCGCCACCCATCCGATCGACCGGATTGTGGCGGCCTACTTCGCCGAGCACGAAGTCGCACCGCCGCCAAGACTCGACGATGCGGCGTTTGTGAGGCGCGCGTCGCTCGACGTCGTCGGCTTGCTGCCTGCGGAAGGGGAGCTGGAGTCGTTCCTGGCCGACGGTTCGGCGGACAAACGCGAGCGGTTCGTCCGCCGGCTGCTCGACGACCGCCGGGCGTACGCCGACCACTGGCTTACGTTCTGGAACGACCTGTTGCGGAACGACTACCGCGGCACGGGCTACATCGACGGCGGACGCAAGCAGATTTCCAAGTGGCTCTATCAATCGCTGGTCGACAACAAGCCCTACGATCAGTTTGTCCGCGAGTTGATCAGCCCCAACGGCGACTCGGAAGGTTTTGTGTATGGCATCAAGTGGCGCGGCCGGACCAACGCCAGCCAGACCACGCAAGTGCAGTTTTCGCAGAATGTGTCGCAGGTGTTTTTCGGCATCAATATGAAATGCGCCTCCTGCCACGACAGCTTCATCGACCGTTGGAAGCTCGACGATGCTTACGGCCTGGCGGCCATCGTGGCCGACGCGCCGCTGGAGATTCGCCGTTGCGACACGGCGACCGGCCGCATGGCCTCGCCGAAGTTCCTGTGGCCGGAGCTGGGCGAGATCGACGCCTCATTGCCGAAAGCGGGCCGGCTGGCGCGGCTGGCCGAACTGGTGACGCAGCCGGAAAACGGCCGTTTTTCACGCACCATCGCCAACCGTCTGTGGCAGCGGCTCATGGGCCGCGGGCTTGTCCATCCGGTCGATGTGATGGCCAATCGTCCCTGGAGCGAAGACCTGCTCGATTACCTGGCCAACTACCTGGTCGAGCAGGGTTATGATTTGAAGAAGTTGCTGGAGCACATCGTCACGTCAGGCGCCTATCAGTCGCAGTGCGCGGCGGTGGAAAGCGAGTCGAGCGGCGACGACTATGTTTTCCGCGGGCCGGAAGTGAAACGCATGACCGCCGAGCAATTTGTCGACGCCGTGTGGCAGATCACCGGAACTTCGCAAGGCAAGCCGGTGGCTCCGGTGGCGCTGGCCGATTTTTCGCCGGATACGCCGAGCGAGCAGCGGTTTGTGCGCGCATCGCTGTTGTTCTGTGATGAGCTGATGCGGTCGCTGGGCCGGCCGAACCGCGAGCAAGTGGTGACGACGCGCGGCGACGTGCTGACGACCTTGCAGGCGCTCGATCTGACGAACGGGCCGGCCATCGCCGAGACGCTGGCGCGCGGCGCCGCCAACTTGTTGAAAGACAGTTCGTCTTCCGACGCTCAAGCGATCGTCAGCCGGCTTTACTTGCAGGCATTGTCGCGGCCGCCGACCCCGAGCGAGCTGGCCGCGGCCCTGGAGCTGATCGGTTCGCCGCCAACGCAGGACGGCCTGGCCGACCTGCTCTGGGTGCTGTTCATGTTGCCGGAGTTCCAGTTGATAAGATGA
- the hisA gene encoding 1-(5-phosphoribosyl)-5-[(5-phosphoribosylamino)methylideneamino]imidazole-4-carboxamide isomerase yields MQIWPAIDLRGGKCVRLQQGDYQRETVFADEPVAMARHWVAQGGERLHLVDLDGARDGRPVNAASVRAILEAVGVPCELGGGVRDEKTIADWLDLGLERLVIGTRALAEPDWFRRMCRRFPGRLALGLDARSGRVATDGWLETSDVAATELAARFADEPIAAIIYTDIATDGMLGGPNLAALKELRAAVDLPIVASGGVTRSADIAALAALPVEGCIIGRALYEGVLTLPDAIAAARQNAAGMKE; encoded by the coding sequence ATGCAGATCTGGCCGGCGATAGACCTGCGCGGCGGCAAGTGTGTCCGCCTGCAGCAGGGCGACTACCAGCGCGAGACGGTGTTTGCCGACGAGCCCGTGGCCATGGCCCGGCACTGGGTGGCGCAAGGCGGCGAACGCCTCCACCTGGTCGATCTCGACGGCGCGCGCGACGGCCGTCCAGTCAATGCCGCCTCGGTCCGTGCGATTCTCGAGGCGGTCGGCGTGCCGTGCGAATTGGGCGGCGGTGTCCGTGACGAAAAGACCATCGCCGATTGGCTCGATCTGGGTCTCGAGCGCCTGGTGATCGGCACTCGCGCGTTGGCCGAGCCGGACTGGTTTCGGCGGATGTGCCGCCGTTTTCCCGGCCGGCTTGCGCTGGGTCTCGACGCGCGTAGTGGCCGGGTTGCCACCGACGGATGGCTGGAAACCAGCGACGTGGCCGCCACCGAGTTGGCCGCGCGCTTTGCCGACGAGCCGATCGCCGCCATCATCTACACCGATATCGCCACCGACGGCATGTTGGGGGGGCCGAACCTGGCGGCCCTGAAAGAGCTTCGCGCCGCCGTCGACCTGCCGATCGTCGCTTCGGGCGGCGTCACGCGCTCCGCCGACATCGCCGCCCTGGCGGCCCTGCCGGTCGAGGGCTGCATTATCGGACGCGCGCTGTATGAAGGCGTGCTCACTTTGCCCGACGCGATCGCCGCGGCCCGCCAAAACGCCGCCGGCATGAAGGAGTAG
- a CDS encoding DUF1501 domain-containing protein: MSRSLNASSIDHCPGPRGSHGRRAFLQAGLAGFASLSLPGILKLRAHSPLYAGEATAAGREKTAVIMVWQPGGCSHIDSYDPKPDAGSEYRGPFGTIATKVPGVRFTELLPRQASIADRFTVLRSMHQAAGGHPAGSMQLLSGDPDTRDKPKPRLPDWMSVTNYLRSQEGPRRNPLPAYVGINPPLEYNGPAYLGDAYSPFTVSGDPSSPSFSVPNIGLSDSAEVNRIDRRSGLRRKLDLLDRAFDRAGELAALDEFETQAMTLLTNPKTKEAFDLSREDDRTRDRYGRNSWGQQLLLARRLVEAGVEVLTTSLNGPLCGRVHNWDDHAVNHHVFNAMRFRAEVYDQAVSALIEDIYERGLDKRVLVVVTGEFGRTPKISYAASTGAGDASAPAGTQQPGRDHWPRAFSNLWAGGGIQTGRVIGATDKRGEDAVERICGPGDFLATIYHHLGIDSANTAIRDFNGRPTPIVDHGRPIPELMG, from the coding sequence ATGAGCCGTTCTCTCAATGCTTCGTCGATCGATCATTGTCCCGGACCTCGTGGCAGCCACGGCCGGCGGGCTTTTTTGCAGGCCGGTCTGGCCGGCTTCGCCAGCTTGAGCCTGCCGGGCATTCTGAAGCTCCGCGCCCATAGCCCACTTTACGCCGGCGAAGCAACCGCCGCCGGCCGAGAGAAGACCGCGGTGATCATGGTCTGGCAGCCGGGCGGGTGCTCGCACATCGACAGCTACGACCCCAAGCCGGACGCCGGCAGCGAGTATCGCGGGCCGTTTGGAACGATCGCCACCAAGGTGCCCGGCGTGCGGTTCACGGAGTTGTTGCCGCGACAGGCCAGCATCGCCGACCGCTTCACCGTGCTGCGGTCGATGCACCAGGCGGCCGGCGGCCACCCGGCCGGTTCGATGCAACTGCTTTCCGGCGACCCCGACACGCGCGACAAGCCGAAGCCGCGTCTGCCCGACTGGATGTCGGTGACCAATTATCTCCGCTCACAAGAAGGTCCGCGTCGCAATCCGTTGCCGGCCTACGTCGGCATCAATCCGCCGCTGGAGTACAACGGTCCCGCCTACCTGGGAGACGCTTATTCGCCGTTCACCGTCAGCGGCGATCCCAGCAGTCCGAGTTTCTCCGTGCCCAACATCGGTCTTTCCGACTCCGCCGAGGTCAATCGGATCGACCGGCGATCGGGCCTGCGCCGCAAGCTCGATCTGCTCGACCGGGCTTTCGATCGGGCGGGCGAACTGGCGGCGCTCGACGAATTCGAGACGCAGGCCATGACGCTGCTGACCAATCCCAAGACCAAGGAAGCGTTCGATCTGAGCCGCGAAGACGACCGTACCCGCGACCGCTACGGCCGCAACTCCTGGGGACAGCAACTGCTGTTGGCGCGTCGCCTGGTGGAAGCCGGCGTGGAAGTGTTGACCACCAGCTTGAACGGCCCGCTCTGCGGACGCGTGCATAACTGGGACGACCACGCGGTCAACCACCATGTGTTCAATGCCATGCGGTTCCGCGCCGAGGTTTACGACCAGGCGGTTTCGGCGCTGATCGAAGACATCTACGAGCGCGGGCTGGATAAGCGGGTGCTGGTCGTGGTGACCGGCGAGTTCGGCCGCACGCCCAAGATCAGCTATGCGGCCAGCACCGGGGCGGGCGACGCCAGCGCGCCGGCCGGCACGCAGCAGCCGGGCCGCGACCATTGGCCGCGGGCGTTCTCGAACCTTTGGGCCGGCGGCGGCATTCAGACCGGACGCGTGATCGGCGCCACCGACAAGCGGGGCGAAGACGCCGTCGAACGCATCTGCGGTCCCGGCGACTTCCTGGCGACGATCTATCATCACCTCGGCATCGACTCCGCCAACACGGCCATTCGCGATTTCAACGGACGCCCGACGCCGATCGTCGATCACGGACGGCCGATCCCCGAATTAATGGGCTAA
- a CDS encoding cob(I)yrinic acid a,c-diamide adenosyltransferase has product MKIYTKTGDTGETGLFGGPRVRKDDPRIETFGDVDELNAVLGIARSEALGDGIDSLLARIQSELFDLGAQLASPRPDRMDTRRITADHIAALESAIDQHESGLPPLTAFILPGGTRGAALLHLARTVCRRAERRLVTLMEREPIASECLIYLNRLSDLLFVLARAANHAGGCEDVLWQSK; this is encoded by the coding sequence ATGAAAATCTACACCAAGACCGGCGATACCGGGGAGACGGGCCTATTCGGCGGGCCGCGCGTCCGGAAAGACGATCCGCGCATCGAGACGTTCGGCGACGTCGACGAATTGAATGCGGTGCTCGGCATCGCGCGGAGCGAAGCACTCGGCGACGGCATCGACTCATTGTTGGCGAGGATCCAAAGCGAGTTGTTCGATCTCGGCGCGCAGCTCGCGTCGCCGCGGCCCGACCGCATGGACACGCGGCGCATCACGGCGGACCATATCGCGGCCCTGGAATCGGCCATCGACCAACACGAAAGCGGTCTTCCACCTCTGACGGCGTTCATCTTGCCGGGTGGCACGCGCGGGGCGGCCCTGTTGCACCTGGCCCGCACGGTCTGCCGCCGCGCGGAGCGACGCCTGGTGACGCTCATGGAACGCGAGCCGATCGCCTCCGAATGCCTGATCTACCTGAATCGGTTGAGCGATCTGCTCTTTGTGCTGGCTCGTGCAGCCAATCACGCCGGCGGCTGCGAGGACGTTTTGTGGCAAAGCAAGTAA
- a CDS encoding DUF4058 family protein has translation MPSRFPGVDPYIEGCGLCPDFHHEFITAWRGALRRSLPKHYRARRSGRASGRLRGTIVEPS, from the coding sequence ATGCCTAGTCGGTTTCCGGGCGTCGACCCCTACATTGAAGGCTGCGGGCTTTGTCCTGACTTCCATCACGAGTTCATCACCGCCTGGCGCGGGGCGCTGCGCCGCTCGCTGCCGAAGCACTACCGCGCTCGTCGCTCGGGCCGAGCGTCCGGGCGTTTGCGAGGTACGATCGTGGAACCTTCGTGA
- a CDS encoding transposase: MPNYRRYYVPGGTYFFTCLTLRRWRIMTTPLARNCLRKAIQTVQRDHPFDLVAIVLLPDHWHTVWSLPPGDARYPLRWLRIKEEFTKAWLEGGGGELPQSTSRKRHRQRGVWHKRYWEHTVEDEDDLKRCVDYVHWNPRKHKLVERVQDWRWSSFHRFVSLGEYELEWGGTDPTPDWDAPEWGDVE, from the coding sequence GTGCCGAACTATCGTCGCTACTATGTTCCCGGCGGCACTTACTTCTTCACCTGCCTCACTCTTCGGCGGTGGCGGATCATGACCACGCCTCTGGCGCGCAACTGCTTGCGCAAGGCCATTCAAACGGTCCAGCGCGACCACCCGTTCGACCTGGTGGCCATCGTGCTCTTGCCCGACCATTGGCACACGGTCTGGTCGCTTCCGCCCGGCGACGCTCGCTATCCGCTCCGCTGGTTGCGGATCAAGGAGGAGTTTACGAAGGCATGGCTGGAGGGCGGCGGGGGCGAACTACCACAGTCAACTTCGCGTAAGCGACATCGCCAACGTGGCGTCTGGCACAAGCGATACTGGGAGCACACGGTTGAAGACGAAGACGATCTCAAGCGATGCGTCGACTACGTGCATTGGAACCCGCGAAAGCATAAACTGGTAGAACGCGTCCAGGACTGGCGCTGGTCGTCGTTTCACCGGTTCGTTAGCTTGGGGGAATACGAATTGGAGTGGGGCGGCACCGATCCAACGCCCGACTGGGACGCGCCGGAGTGGGGCGACGTCGAGTAG
- a CDS encoding DUF1501 domain-containing protein — protein MNDDKPIQHSLSRREFVQGMTAATLATLASGEPRLLADESLPTPAPTADACILLWMAGGMAAPETFDPKRYTPFEVGVPSEQILCTFPAIDTAVDHIKVSQGLENVARVMDRGTLVRSHVVADLGNILHSRHQYHWHTGYVPPQTVAAPHIGSWIARLLGPRNPALPAFINIGQRLDGVGEAEELKAFTTAGFLGSEFGPFNLPFPNDAIAAVQPPKGMTPGRFANRERFLRKLVDESPAKNLASDYHQESMLRALGNAYRLLSAKERDAFDLTKEPPESVEKYNTGRFGLGCLLARRLVESGARFIEVTTEYVPFLHWDTHENGHATLVEMKKQIDRPIAQLVLDLEQRGLLDRTLVIVASEFSRDMMIEGVPGSTASDQSRARTDVMKEMVHYGLHRHFTGSGSVLLFGGGMKRGFLYGETAPERPLLTTKDPVSITDLHATILTAMGISPKASFVVEKRPFYVTEDGKGQPVDALFAADPQRRAR, from the coding sequence ATGAACGACGACAAACCTATTCAACACTCCCTGTCACGCCGCGAGTTCGTCCAGGGGATGACCGCCGCCACGCTGGCCACGCTGGCCTCCGGCGAGCCGCGGCTGTTGGCCGATGAGTCGCTGCCGACCCCGGCACCCACGGCCGACGCCTGCATCCTGCTCTGGATGGCGGGCGGCATGGCCGCGCCGGAAACCTTCGATCCCAAGCGATACACGCCCTTTGAGGTCGGCGTGCCGTCGGAACAGATTCTCTGCACGTTTCCGGCCATCGACACGGCCGTCGACCACATCAAGGTTTCGCAGGGACTGGAGAACGTCGCCCGCGTCATGGACCGCGGCACGCTGGTCCGATCGCACGTGGTGGCCGATCTCGGCAACATCCTGCACTCGCGGCATCAGTATCACTGGCACACCGGCTACGTGCCGCCGCAGACCGTGGCCGCGCCGCACATCGGCTCCTGGATCGCCCGGCTGCTGGGACCGCGGAACCCCGCCCTCCCCGCCTTCATCAACATCGGCCAGCGGCTCGACGGCGTGGGCGAGGCTGAAGAGTTGAAAGCGTTTACCACGGCCGGTTTTTTGGGAAGCGAATTCGGGCCGTTCAACCTGCCGTTTCCCAACGACGCCATCGCCGCCGTACAGCCGCCCAAGGGCATGACGCCGGGCCGGTTCGCCAATCGCGAGCGGTTCTTGCGAAAGCTGGTCGACGAAAGCCCGGCCAAGAATCTGGCCAGCGACTACCATCAGGAGTCGATGCTGCGGGCACTGGGCAACGCATACCGGCTGCTCAGCGCGAAAGAGCGAGACGCCTTCGATCTCACGAAAGAGCCGCCCGAAAGCGTCGAAAAGTACAACACGGGCCGGTTTGGGCTGGGATGTCTTTTGGCCCGCCGGCTGGTCGAGTCGGGGGCGCGGTTTATCGAGGTCACGACCGAGTACGTGCCGTTTTTGCACTGGGACACACACGAGAACGGGCACGCCACGCTGGTCGAAATGAAGAAGCAGATCGACCGCCCGATTGCCCAGCTCGTGCTCGACTTGGAACAGCGCGGCTTGCTGGACCGCACGCTGGTGATTGTGGCCAGCGAGTTCAGCCGCGACATGATGATCGAAGGCGTGCCGGGCAGCACCGCCAGCGACCAGTCGCGTGCCCGGACCGACGTCATGAAAGAGATGGTCCACTACGGTCTGCACCGGCACTTTACCGGTTCCGGGTCGGTGCTGTTGTTCGGGGGCGGCATGAAGCGCGGTTTTTTGTATGGCGAGACGGCGCCCGAGCGGCCGCTGTTGACGACCAAAGACCCCGTGTCGATCACCGACTTGCACGCCACGATCCTCACGGCGATGGGCATTTCGCCGAAGGCGAGCTTCGTCGTGGAGAAGCGACCGTTTTATGTCACCGAAGACGGCAAGGGCCAACCGGTCGACGCGCTGTTTGCTGCGGATCCGCAGCGGCGAGCGAGGTAG